In Corynebacterium endometrii, one DNA window encodes the following:
- the ppc gene encoding phosphoenolpyruvate carboxylase: MTDHVREDIRLLGRVLGRVIAQQEGEEIYQLVESTRRMAFSVARGEAQASDLLAIFRDMDITKANLVARSFSYFALLANIAEDLDDESVPAPASLAKTLEKLKNSDISPAEAATVVREGTVVPVLTAHPTETRRRTVFDVQTRIKALLKQRKWASEEERAEIDREIHLRMTLLWQTALIRISRPTIEDEVDVGLRYFKLSLLKQVPALNRAIKDGMKEAFGLQLPDLSMVQMGSWVGGDHDGNPFVNASTLEYATSKASETVLRYYEAQVGKLEREISLSDRYSSCSKELMELADKGRNDVPSRVDEPYRRALHGVRGRVRATMGQGDFEPYATPAELLAELEIVDRSLRQFNDDVIADDRLARLRSAVTTFGFHLYTIDLRQNSDSFCAVLTELFALAGLSEDYASLSEPAKVDLLVRELQQPRPLLFPGASGLSEDTEKELGIFATASQAVKKFGPKSVSSCIIAMTGAVSDILEPMVLLKEVGLEGVNVVPLFETIDDLKSAAPILEQLWSVPFYRDYLRKRGDVQEVMLGYSDSNKDGGYLSSNWALYDAELELVELCKKHGVELRLAHGRGGAVGRGGGPTYDAILAQPKGAVQGSVRITEQGEVISAKYGSPVTARRHLEAFVAGALEASLLDTEGIAEPERAYSVMREIADLAGHKYKELIGDPGFIEYFTQSTPLHEIGDLNLGSRPAARKQTTAISDLRAIPWVLSWSQSRTNIPGWFGVGTAVTTWAGEDDKRWEELAELYRTWPFFRSVLSNMAQVMAKAEIKLARLYADLVDDKAIADRIYSMIASEYELTRSVYLRITGNEDLTGENPRQARSLKRRYPYLLPLNAVQLELLRRYRAGDDSFLVSKTIQVTMNGLATALRNSG, translated from the coding sequence GTGACTGATCACGTCCGGGAAGATATCCGCCTACTCGGCCGAGTTTTGGGCCGCGTCATCGCGCAGCAGGAAGGCGAGGAAATCTACCAGCTGGTGGAATCCACCCGCCGCATGGCCTTTAGCGTGGCCCGCGGGGAGGCGCAGGCGTCTGACCTGTTGGCCATCTTCCGGGATATGGACATCACCAAGGCAAACCTGGTGGCGCGCTCCTTTTCCTATTTCGCGCTGCTAGCGAACATCGCCGAGGATCTAGATGATGAGTCCGTGCCCGCTCCGGCCTCGCTGGCCAAGACGCTGGAAAAGCTCAAGAATTCGGATATCAGCCCCGCCGAAGCCGCCACGGTGGTCCGCGAGGGGACCGTGGTTCCCGTCCTGACCGCCCACCCGACCGAGACGCGCCGCCGCACCGTCTTCGACGTGCAGACCCGCATCAAGGCCCTGCTCAAGCAGCGCAAGTGGGCCTCGGAGGAGGAGCGGGCCGAGATTGACCGCGAAATCCACCTGCGCATGACCCTGCTGTGGCAGACCGCGCTCATCCGCATTTCCCGTCCCACCATCGAAGACGAGGTGGATGTGGGCCTGCGCTACTTCAAGCTCTCCCTCTTAAAGCAGGTCCCCGCGCTCAACCGCGCCATCAAGGACGGCATGAAGGAGGCCTTTGGCCTGCAGCTTCCTGATCTGTCCATGGTTCAGATGGGGTCCTGGGTGGGCGGCGATCATGACGGTAACCCGTTCGTTAACGCGTCCACGCTGGAGTACGCCACGTCCAAGGCGTCGGAGACGGTGCTGCGTTACTACGAGGCGCAGGTGGGCAAGCTCGAGCGCGAAATCAGCCTGTCTGACCGCTATTCCTCTTGCTCCAAGGAGCTGATGGAGCTGGCGGATAAGGGGCGCAATGACGTGCCTTCCCGCGTGGATGAGCCCTACCGCCGGGCGCTCCACGGCGTCCGGGGCCGCGTCCGCGCCACCATGGGCCAGGGTGACTTTGAGCCTTACGCCACGCCAGCGGAGCTTTTGGCGGAGCTCGAAATCGTGGACCGCTCCCTGCGCCAGTTCAACGATGACGTGATTGCCGATGATCGCCTGGCCCGCCTGCGTTCCGCGGTAACCACCTTTGGCTTCCATCTCTACACCATTGACCTGCGCCAGAATTCCGATTCCTTCTGCGCGGTTCTCACCGAGCTCTTCGCGTTGGCCGGTTTGTCCGAGGACTACGCCTCGCTGTCCGAGCCCGCCAAGGTCGATCTCCTCGTGCGCGAGCTCCAGCAGCCGCGCCCCCTGCTATTCCCGGGCGCGAGCGGGCTGAGCGAGGACACGGAGAAGGAGCTGGGCATCTTTGCCACCGCGTCCCAAGCGGTCAAGAAGTTCGGCCCCAAGTCCGTGTCTTCCTGCATCATCGCCATGACAGGTGCCGTTTCCGACATCCTAGAGCCGATGGTGCTCCTCAAGGAGGTGGGCCTAGAAGGGGTTAACGTGGTACCGCTGTTTGAGACCATCGATGACTTGAAGTCCGCCGCCCCGATCCTGGAGCAGCTGTGGTCCGTGCCCTTCTACCGTGACTACCTGCGCAAGCGGGGAGACGTGCAGGAAGTCATGCTGGGCTACTCCGATTCAAACAAGGACGGCGGCTACCTGTCCTCCAACTGGGCGCTGTATGACGCCGAGTTGGAACTAGTTGAACTGTGCAAGAAGCACGGCGTGGAGCTGCGCCTGGCCCACGGCCGCGGCGGTGCGGTTGGCCGCGGCGGCGGCCCAACCTATGACGCCATCCTGGCCCAACCGAAGGGCGCGGTACAGGGCTCGGTCCGCATCACCGAGCAAGGCGAGGTAATCTCCGCAAAATACGGCAGCCCGGTCACCGCCCGCCGGCATCTGGAGGCCTTTGTGGCCGGCGCACTGGAGGCATCCCTCCTAGATACCGAGGGAATCGCCGAGCCGGAGCGAGCCTACTCCGTCATGCGCGAGATAGCCGACCTGGCCGGCCACAAGTACAAGGAACTCATTGGGGATCCGGGGTTCATCGAGTATTTCACCCAGTCCACTCCGCTTCACGAGATCGGGGACCTGAATCTGGGCTCCCGCCCGGCGGCGCGCAAGCAGACCACCGCCATCTCGGATCTGCGCGCCATCCCGTGGGTGCTGTCCTGGTCCCAGTCGCGCACCAATATCCCCGGCTGGTTCGGCGTGGGAACCGCCGTGACCACCTGGGCCGGCGAGGACGATAAGCGATGGGAGGAATTGGCCGAGCTCTACCGCACCTGGCCGTTCTTCCGCTCCGTCTTGTCCAACATGGCGCAGGTCATGGCGAAGGCCGAGATAAAACTCGCCCGGCTATACGCGGACCTAGTGGATGACAAGGCCATCGCCGATCGCATCTACTCGATGATCGCCTCCGAGTATGAACTGACCCGTTCCGTCTACCTCCGTATTACCGGCAACGAGGATCTGACGGGGGAGAACCCGCGCCAGGCCCGCTCCTTAAAGCGCCGCTACCCGTACCTGCTGCCGCTCAACGCCGTGCAGCTGGAACTTCTGCGCCGATACCGCGCCGGCGATGATTCCTTCCTGGTCTCCAAAACCATCCAGGTCACGATGAACGGCCTGGCGACCGCCCTGCGCAACTCCGGCTAA
- a CDS encoding NADP-dependent isocitrate dehydrogenase, with protein sequence MAKIIWTRTDEAPLLATYSFKPVVEAFASTAGIEVETADISLAGRILAQFPDRLTDEQKVPDALTQLGELAKTPEANIIKLPNISASLVQLKKAIAELQAAGYDIPNYEDAPEKYAVVTGSAVNPVLREGNSDRRAPEAVKNFVKKNPHRMGEWTKDSKTNVATMDANDFRHNEKSVIIEKDDTLQIKHVAADGTETVLLDKLPVIKDEVIDGTFMSAKALDAFLAEQVKRAKEEGVLFSAHLKATMMKVSDPILFGHVVRAFFADVYDKYGSELLEAGLNGENGLGAIYAGLEDLDNGAEIKAAFDQALADGPDLAMVNSDKGITNLHVPSDVIIDASMPAMIRGGGIMWNAEGKEQETLAVIPDSSYAGVYQAVIDDCRENGAYDPATMGTVPNVGLMAQKAEEYGSHNKTFKVPAAGKVQVVNTAGDVLIEHDVEEGDIWRACQTKDAPIQDWVKLAVTRSRISGMPAIFWLDPERGHDAQLIKLVEKYLGDHDTEGLDITIASPVEATKRSIERIRRGEDTISVTGNVLRDYNTDLFPILELGTSAKMLSVVPLMAGGGLFETGAGGSAPKHVQQVEEENHLRWDSLGEFLALAESFRHELHTNGNEKAGVLAATLDKATERLLAEGKSPSRKVGEIDNRGSHFYLTTFWAEELANQSEDSELAEAFKAVAGELSAASEEINKDLIDNQGSPADLGGYYSPDEEKANAVMRPSAKFNEILASLK encoded by the coding sequence ATGGCAAAGATTATCTGGACCCGTACTGACGAAGCGCCGTTGCTGGCTACCTACTCCTTCAAGCCGGTTGTTGAGGCATTCGCTTCCACCGCAGGTATTGAGGTTGAGACCGCCGACATTTCCCTGGCGGGCCGCATCCTGGCGCAGTTCCCAGACCGCCTGACCGATGAGCAGAAGGTCCCTGACGCTCTGACCCAGCTGGGCGAGCTAGCCAAGACCCCTGAGGCAAACATCATCAAGCTGCCAAACATCTCTGCGTCCCTGGTTCAGCTGAAGAAGGCCATCGCTGAGCTGCAGGCCGCCGGTTACGACATTCCTAATTATGAGGACGCGCCTGAAAAGTACGCGGTTGTTACCGGTTCCGCCGTTAACCCGGTCCTGCGTGAGGGCAACTCTGACCGCCGCGCACCTGAGGCGGTTAAGAACTTCGTGAAGAAGAACCCGCACCGCATGGGCGAGTGGACCAAGGATTCCAAGACCAACGTTGCAACGATGGATGCAAACGACTTCCGCCACAATGAGAAGTCCGTCATCATCGAAAAGGATGACACGCTGCAGATTAAGCACGTTGCCGCCGACGGCACCGAGACCGTGCTCCTGGACAAGCTTCCGGTAATCAAGGATGAGGTCATTGACGGCACCTTCATGTCCGCCAAGGCCCTAGACGCATTCCTGGCCGAGCAGGTAAAGCGCGCCAAGGAAGAGGGCGTTCTCTTCTCCGCTCACCTGAAGGCCACCATGATGAAGGTCTCCGACCCAATTCTGTTCGGCCACGTTGTCCGCGCGTTCTTCGCCGACGTTTATGACAAGTACGGCTCCGAGCTGCTCGAGGCCGGCCTCAACGGCGAGAACGGCCTCGGCGCCATCTACGCCGGTCTGGAGGATCTGGACAACGGCGCTGAGATTAAGGCCGCGTTCGACCAGGCGCTGGCGGACGGCCCAGACCTGGCCATGGTGAACTCCGATAAGGGCATCACCAACCTGCACGTTCCTTCCGACGTGATCATCGACGCTTCCATGCCAGCCATGATCCGCGGCGGCGGCATCATGTGGAACGCCGAGGGCAAGGAGCAGGAGACCCTCGCCGTTATCCCTGATTCCTCCTACGCGGGTGTCTACCAGGCGGTCATCGATGACTGCCGCGAGAACGGCGCTTACGACCCAGCCACCATGGGTACCGTTCCTAACGTCGGCCTGATGGCCCAGAAGGCCGAGGAGTACGGCTCCCACAACAAGACCTTCAAGGTCCCGGCCGCCGGCAAGGTGCAGGTAGTTAACACCGCCGGCGACGTGCTCATCGAGCATGACGTCGAAGAGGGCGATATCTGGCGCGCTTGCCAGACCAAGGACGCCCCAATCCAGGACTGGGTCAAGCTCGCCGTCACCCGTTCCCGCATCTCCGGCATGCCAGCTATCTTCTGGCTGGACCCAGAGCGCGGCCACGATGCACAGCTCATCAAGCTGGTCGAGAAGTACCTGGGAGACCACGACACTGAGGGCCTGGATATCACCATCGCATCCCCAGTCGAGGCAACCAAGCGCTCCATCGAGCGCATCCGCCGCGGTGAGGACACCATCTCCGTGACCGGTAACGTCCTGCGTGACTACAACACGGACCTGTTCCCGATCCTCGAGCTGGGCACCTCTGCAAAGATGCTCTCCGTTGTACCTTTGATGGCAGGCGGCGGCCTCTTCGAGACCGGTGCGGGCGGCTCCGCTCCTAAGCACGTTCAGCAGGTCGAGGAAGAAAACCACCTGCGCTGGGATTCCCTGGGCGAGTTCCTGGCCCTGGCCGAGTCCTTCCGCCACGAGCTGCACACCAACGGCAACGAGAAGGCCGGCGTTCTGGCAGCTACCCTCGACAAGGCGACCGAGCGCCTGCTGGCCGAGGGCAAGTCCCCGTCCCGCAAGGTTGGCGAGATCGACAACCGCGGTTCCCACTTCTACCTAACCACCTTCTGGGCCGAAGAGCTGGCTAACCAGTCTGAGGACTCCGAGCTGGCGGAGGCCTTCAAGGCCGTTGCGGGCGAGCTGTCCGCGGCATCCGAGGAGATCAACAAGGACCTCATCGACAACCAGGGTTCCCCTGCGGACCTGGGCGGCTACTACTCCCCAGACGAGGAGAAGGCCAACGCCGTTATGCGTCCTTCCGCTAAGTTCAACGAGATCCTGGCTTCCTTGAAGTAA
- a CDS encoding MFS transporter — protein sequence MKIARRIPQQTQISKRQRAIIMVALALGGFGIGTTEFVSMGLLPLIAEDFGVTEDTAGQVISAYAMGVVIGSPLITAFTGRIPRRRLLIILMAAFTVGNALSVLATNYPVLLAARFIAGLPHGAYFSVAGLCAASMADRGQRGRAVALIGLGLSVATVVGVPAAQALGAGLGWHAAYVLVAFIGLTTLALLYALMPHMTRMKPTSVATELGAFKRAQVWLTLLMGAVGFGGMFAVYTYIGWIMTERAGLAESWMPVVLAVYGVGMVLGNFLGGWLADRNLELGILLALVMIVTVLVAFFFTSHHPWLGMANFGLVGFFGSALVPSLQVRLMDVAGDAQTLAASLNHSALNLANAAGAALGGAVIGAGFGYGAPALAGAGLALAAIVVWVVTQAVKKVSVE from the coding sequence GTGAAAATCGCGCGCAGAATCCCCCAGCAAACCCAGATCAGCAAGCGCCAACGCGCCATCATCATGGTGGCCCTAGCCTTAGGCGGCTTTGGCATCGGCACTACGGAGTTCGTCTCCATGGGCCTGCTGCCGCTCATCGCAGAGGACTTTGGGGTCACCGAGGATACGGCCGGGCAGGTGATTTCCGCATACGCCATGGGCGTGGTGATTGGCTCGCCTCTTATCACCGCGTTTACCGGCCGCATTCCGCGCCGCCGCCTACTCATCATTTTGATGGCCGCGTTTACCGTGGGCAACGCTCTGTCCGTGCTGGCGACCAATTACCCCGTGTTGCTCGCCGCGCGCTTTATCGCCGGGTTGCCCCATGGCGCATACTTCTCCGTGGCCGGCTTATGCGCGGCGTCCATGGCGGATCGCGGCCAGCGCGGCAGGGCGGTGGCGCTTATTGGCCTGGGCCTTTCGGTGGCCACGGTCGTTGGTGTGCCAGCCGCCCAGGCCCTCGGCGCTGGGCTGGGGTGGCACGCGGCCTACGTGCTGGTGGCGTTCATCGGGCTGACCACCTTGGCCCTGCTCTATGCCCTCATGCCACACATGACCCGCATGAAGCCCACCTCCGTGGCCACGGAACTGGGCGCGTTCAAGCGCGCGCAGGTGTGGCTCACCCTGCTCATGGGAGCGGTGGGATTCGGCGGAATGTTCGCGGTCTACACCTACATCGGCTGGATCATGACGGAGCGCGCCGGGCTCGCGGAATCCTGGATGCCGGTAGTTCTAGCCGTCTACGGCGTGGGCATGGTCCTCGGTAACTTCCTGGGCGGCTGGCTGGCGGACCGCAACCTGGAGCTGGGCATCCTGCTCGCGCTCGTGATGATCGTTACCGTGCTCGTGGCTTTCTTCTTCACCTCGCACCACCCGTGGCTGGGCATGGCCAACTTCGGGCTGGTGGGATTCTTTGGGTCCGCGCTGGTGCCATCCCTCCAGGTCCGCCTCATGGATGTGGCCGGGGACGCCCAAACCCTGGCGGCATCGCTGAACCATTCCGCCCTCAACTTGGCGAATGCGGCCGGCGCGGCGCTGGGCGGCGCGGTGATCGGCGCGGGCTTTGGCTACGGCGCCCCGGCGCTGGCGGGCGCGGGCCTGGCATTGGCCGCGATTGTCGTGTGGGTGGTTACCCAAGCCGTCAAGAAGGTGTCTGTAGAGTAA